In Intestinibacillus sp. Marseille-P6563, a single genomic region encodes these proteins:
- a CDS encoding sugar phosphate isomerase/epimerase family protein — MLKLGFNEATCKENSSVEKDLELCEKYGYDYIELRLDMLKEYFKTHTIDDLKAFFAKSHLKPFAFNSIEDINFRTPEQWEKLVELFTFGCEVAQAIGNKYMIVVPTMTDEYSTKTEKEVFEDSVEVLNKLADIAEPYGVCCSFEPIGDRRWCCNSLRQALEIVQAVNRDSVGLTVDCINFYMHDKCADVDFIRKVPKEKLFVYHINDCEDLPFGVLDHCHRIMPGKGCIPVAEISKAVMDAGYDGPACLELFRPEYWDMDAEEVIKMGAECCAPFLK; from the coding sequence ATGCTGAAACTCGGATTCAACGAAGCGACCTGCAAGGAAAATTCCTCGGTCGAAAAAGACCTCGAGCTTTGCGAAAAATATGGCTATGACTACATCGAACTGCGGCTCGACATGCTCAAGGAGTATTTCAAGACCCATACCATCGATGACCTCAAGGCCTTTTTTGCAAAGAGCCACTTAAAGCCCTTTGCCTTCAACTCCATCGAGGACATCAACTTCCGCACCCCGGAGCAATGGGAAAAGCTCGTCGAGCTGTTCACCTTCGGCTGTGAAGTCGCCCAGGCCATCGGCAACAAGTACATGATCGTCGTGCCCACCATGACGGACGAATACAGCACCAAAACCGAAAAGGAAGTCTTTGAAGACTCGGTCGAGGTGTTAAACAAGCTGGCCGACATCGCCGAGCCTTACGGCGTGTGCTGCTCGTTTGAGCCCATCGGTGACCGCCGCTGGTGCTGCAATTCGCTGCGGCAGGCTCTGGAAATCGTGCAGGCAGTCAATCGCGACAGCGTGGGCCTGACGGTCGACTGCATCAACTTCTACATGCACGACAAGTGCGCGGATGTGGACTTTATCCGTAAGGTACCCAAGGAAAAACTGTTTGTCTATCACATCAACGACTGTGAGGACCTGCCGTTCGGCGTACTCGATCACTGCCATCGCATCATGCCCGGCAAGGGCTGCATCCCGGTCGCCGAGATCAGCAAGGCGGTCATGGACGCGGGCTACGATGGCCCGGCGTGTCTGGAGCTGTTCCGCCCCGAATACTGGGACATGGACGCCGAGGAGGTTATCAAAATGGGCGCGGAGTGCTGCGCACCTTTCCTCAAATAA
- a CDS encoding DHHW family protein: MQKKRRFTAPAALALSLALLGTVPAYAATDISGHWAEATINKWLDAGSISGYEDGTFQPDRAMTRAEFATLLANVVSKDATIGDAVFTDVTEGQWFYEPVMKLVALGIIAEDTTFNPDAYITRQDVMTMAGRAFTVSGSGADGLAQFTDAAQVSDYAVTAVSGFVEKGYVNGYPDGTLRPLAQITRAECVQMLDGLGVVAEKGSLEDIMARVYAGVDAEMPAVSNTRITTENSEYYLGLKNLDDVQEAIGSDALMSSVAHSVCLVRAKDGVDVEKLMETIRTSVNPQKWICVGVDPEDVVVVNQGNLILLAMDAEYSQAIADSFLALDLSEETPENPETPSEDKLKPDANGLIQADGYYMDFIGELRPDSITRFADKVDSLSETYLQNANSIYYAVVPSKAYFVNDRLETPFDYDTMNKMLDEGIQSAKKIDLTGALELTDYCVTDPHWKQDKLQEVVDRLGDAMGFSADLSKMTANTVENFTGQHGYNKEGFPSETLTYLTSDVIDGATVDNYQKPDFTKVYDTAALSSDSPYDLFLSGPTPLLTITNPAAEDGKDLVIFRDSFACSLAPLLIEQYHTITLVDIRYMASSLLPQYVDFTGKDVLFLYNEQVVNHSEMLR; encoded by the coding sequence ATGCAAAAGAAAAGACGTTTTACTGCGCCGGCAGCGCTGGCGCTGTCGCTTGCGCTGCTGGGCACGGTTCCGGCGTATGCAGCAACCGATATCAGCGGCCACTGGGCCGAAGCAACCATCAACAAGTGGCTGGATGCCGGTTCGATCAGCGGCTATGAGGATGGTACCTTCCAGCCCGACCGCGCGATGACCCGCGCCGAATTTGCCACCCTGCTGGCCAATGTAGTTTCCAAGGACGCCACCATCGGCGACGCGGTTTTTACCGACGTGACCGAAGGTCAGTGGTTCTACGAGCCGGTTATGAAGCTGGTCGCTCTGGGCATTATCGCAGAGGATACCACCTTTAACCCGGATGCTTACATCACCCGCCAGGACGTGATGACCATGGCTGGCCGCGCTTTCACGGTTTCCGGTTCGGGCGCTGACGGTCTGGCACAGTTCACCGATGCGGCGCAGGTATCCGATTACGCGGTGACCGCGGTTTCCGGCTTTGTGGAAAAGGGCTATGTCAATGGCTATCCGGACGGCACCCTGCGCCCGCTGGCACAGATCACCCGCGCCGAGTGCGTCCAGATGCTCGACGGTCTGGGCGTTGTCGCCGAAAAGGGCTCGCTGGAAGATATCATGGCCCGCGTCTATGCTGGGGTCGATGCCGAAATGCCGGCAGTTTCCAACACCCGCATCACCACTGAAAATTCGGAATATTACCTGGGGCTGAAGAATCTGGACGATGTACAGGAAGCAATCGGCTCGGATGCCCTGATGAGCTCGGTTGCCCATTCGGTTTGCCTGGTACGCGCTAAGGACGGCGTGGATGTCGAAAAGCTGATGGAGACCATCCGTACGTCGGTCAACCCGCAGAAGTGGATCTGCGTGGGCGTAGACCCGGAAGACGTTGTTGTCGTCAACCAGGGCAATCTCATCCTGCTGGCTATGGATGCAGAATATTCGCAGGCCATCGCGGACAGCTTCCTGGCGCTTGACCTGTCGGAAGAAACCCCGGAAAATCCGGAGACCCCTTCAGAAGATAAGCTCAAGCCGGATGCAAACGGCCTGATCCAGGCAGACGGCTATTACATGGACTTCATCGGCGAGCTGCGCCCGGATTCCATCACCCGCTTTGCCGACAAGGTGGACAGCCTGTCGGAAACCTATCTGCAAAACGCAAACAGCATCTACTATGCGGTCGTACCGAGCAAGGCATACTTTGTCAACGACCGTCTGGAAACCCCGTTTGATTACGACACCATGAACAAGATGCTCGACGAAGGCATCCAGAGCGCCAAGAAGATCGACCTGACCGGTGCGCTCGAGCTGACCGACTACTGCGTGACCGACCCGCACTGGAAGCAGGACAAGCTGCAGGAGGTTGTGGACCGTCTGGGCGACGCCATGGGCTTCTCGGCTGACCTGTCCAAGATGACCGCCAACACGGTGGAAAACTTCACCGGCCAGCATGGTTACAACAAGGAAGGCTTCCCGTCCGAAACGCTGACCTATCTGACCAGCGACGTCATCGACGGCGCGACGGTGGACAACTACCAGAAGCCCGACTTTACCAAGGTGTATGACACCGCGGCACTGTCGTCCGATTCGCCGTATGATCTGTTCCTGTCCGGCCCGACCCCGCTGCTGACCATCACCAATCCGGCAGCCGAAGACGGCAAGGATCTGGTCATCTTCCGCGATTCGTTCGCATGCAGCCTGGCTCCCCTGCTCATCGAGCAGTATCATACCATTACTCTGGTGGACATCCGCTACATGGCAAGCTCGCTGCTGCCGCAGTATGTGGACTTCACCGGCAAGGATGTTTTGTTCCTCTACAACGAACAGGTTGTCAACCACAGCGAAATGCTGCGATAA